In Sutterella faecalis, a genomic segment contains:
- a CDS encoding homoserine dehydrogenase → MLKIGLLGYGTVGRSLAKLLAERDAGIELVHILRRPGKAGGPLMTDHFEDILDDPAIDVIVDVLSGTEPSGEYMRRAMAAGKGVVTANKAALALHYEELTALAREKNVPFLFEASVGGGIPWIENLKKAVRVDRVDRMSGILNGTGNYIIDRMERFGMEFDQALAEAQAKGYAEADPTADIGGYDVANKAIISASVAMGSPVHAAFPVLGIGRISKAFLDDLRRSGRTLRHMMLFRRNAKHYALGVVPVVLPLGSIEANVRDNFNCATLSGDIVGELKFYGQGAGGRPTADAVLQDLTSIRTRMVEEVRESLPISYDASLLRGRGVTPEGVFRDMTLAELADLAREKNVFMAFEPED, encoded by the coding sequence ATGCTGAAAATCGGCCTTCTCGGCTACGGCACCGTCGGAAGAAGCCTCGCAAAGCTTCTTGCCGAGCGCGATGCCGGAATTGAGCTCGTGCACATTCTGCGCCGCCCGGGAAAAGCGGGCGGACCCCTCATGACAGACCACTTTGAGGACATTCTCGACGACCCGGCGATTGACGTCATTGTGGATGTGCTCTCCGGGACGGAACCGTCGGGCGAATACATGCGCCGCGCGATGGCAGCCGGAAAGGGCGTCGTCACGGCCAACAAGGCCGCGCTCGCGCTTCACTACGAGGAACTCACCGCGCTCGCGCGAGAAAAGAACGTTCCATTCCTCTTTGAAGCCTCGGTGGGGGGCGGCATTCCCTGGATCGAGAATCTCAAAAAGGCCGTGCGCGTCGACCGGGTCGACCGCATGTCGGGGATTCTCAACGGGACCGGGAACTACATCATCGACCGCATGGAGCGCTTCGGGATGGAGTTCGATCAGGCGCTCGCGGAAGCCCAGGCGAAGGGCTATGCCGAAGCCGACCCGACCGCGGACATCGGCGGGTACGACGTTGCGAACAAAGCGATCATTTCGGCGAGCGTCGCCATGGGTTCGCCCGTTCATGCAGCATTCCCGGTGCTCGGAATCGGCCGGATTTCGAAGGCATTCCTCGACGACCTGCGCCGCTCGGGGAGGACGCTTCGCCACATGATGCTCTTCAGAAGAAACGCGAAGCACTATGCCCTCGGCGTCGTCCCCGTGGTGCTGCCGCTCGGATCCATTGAAGCCAACGTGCGCGACAACTTCAACTGCGCGACGCTTTCGGGCGACATCGTGGGCGAACTCAAGTTCTACGGCCAGGGAGCGGGCGGCAGGCCCACCGCGGATGCCGTGCTCCAGGACCTCACCTCCATCCGAACACGGATGGTCGAAGAGGTCCGCGAGTCCCTTCCGATCAGCTACGACGCCTCGCTCCTGAGAGGGAGAGGCGTCACGCCCGAAGGGGTCTTCCGCGACATGACGCTCGCCGAGCTCGCAGACCTCGCCCGGGAAAAGAACGTCTTCATGGCTTTTGAACCCGAGGACTGA